Within the Gadus chalcogrammus isolate NIFS_2021 chromosome 15, NIFS_Gcha_1.0, whole genome shotgun sequence genome, the region AGCAGCCGGCCCCTGGAGCACATCAGTAGTCAATCAATCCCACAGGCTTTATGATTGgtgttatttttattgttttggaTTATTACTATGACTTGTGACTATAAATGTCATGTCTGTACAACCCTACATTATATAAGGCCAAGGGTCAAAATCCTCTGCTCAGAACGAAACTAAAACCTTTAAGAAGCAAGGAGGGAGATTCCCTCTTCTGatgacaaaaagaaaataacaaccaAACGTCACTGGTGAACTTCACTAGTCAGATAGGAAAATAAATTCAGACTTTGAACTGAAAGATATATCCTGTGGCCATGTTATTGTAAATGGTCCCTTTGTACGGCAGGTAGGGCAACACATGTAGTTTTCACTCAGCTCTTGAAGAAAGTAGGTCAGGATCTATGAGTTATGCGTTTGCAACCAATGTCAAtattataaagatatatatgttGGTTTTGAGCTGGCAGTGTTGAAAACACCTAACTAATGTCACTCTAAACCCCCCCCTTTCAAAGACCCCTTCCGCATTTTCTGGTAGATTATGCTTTCTATATTATGTTTGCTCGTTAGATCAATTTCTGAGAAAGCACCAGGACAACAGAGATATGATTTTCCATCTTAGGACGTAAATCAAGTGTCACAGTTCCCTTGTTTCTGTGGAAGAGTCTATGTATCAATATGTTATATAGCCTTTTATGGACATAGAGTGCTTACCAAAGACGTATTGATGATAGGTTTGTCGCAAACGTGTGAAATATGCGGGTGTTTGTGACGATAACGCTTATTACACTTTGGGATGCAATGTGATATAAACAGTGTGcaaaagagagacacaaacagagagagtcATTGAATGTGAATATCGTTCTGGGGTGGACGTTTTAGTAAACAGAAAAGGGTTGTCCCAAATCTGCTTCATTCTGACAATTATCTGTAATTAGGCCTTGGGATGAATTGTAATATtaaacagtgagagagagaaagaggcggCAAGAACAAGAACATGGGTAGGGGTTTGGTGTTGCAAACCCATGCAATATctcagagagcgagggggggacagagggacaggggaCCCTGCGTGTGCACGGTGCGTGTGCACGGTGCGTGTGCACGGTGCGTGTGCACGGTGCGTGTGCACGGTGCGTGTGCACGGTGCGTGTGCACGGTGCGTGTCCTGCGTCCGGGGGGTCTGAcctgaggcagagaggcagcagCGTGCCCGACTCCTGGTTGAACTTGAGGTGGACGCTCTCCAGCTGCCGGGTGCGCACCAGCTCGTGGGGCACGATGGCGGCCGAGCTCTCGCTCTCCAGACTGTCCTTCCGGCTCCTGAGGACAGacacggggagaggggggagggggggatgaaggacagacacggggggggggggacacggggAGAGGGGATGAAGGACAGACTGAAGGGGCTGAGGAACCATTCAGGAGCTGCTGTTTGAGTGCAGATTGCTGGAGATGACAAAGCAACCCTTCAACTTCTAGTGAGCAGAATGCGCTGAGGTATCGACGGTCTCATACCTGACGATCCCGGGTAATGTCTTATCATCCTTGCAGCCCTTTTAAGGGGATATTGGGTTGTTTTTAACCAATGTTTCTTTCTATTGATTAATCAGAACAATTTGCAGACCCTTATGGGATTTTTTGtccgtaaccctaacccttctttTCAAAAAGCAAATGTTTGGGCAGCTCTTAGGCCCTGCCCCCTGCGTATGGAGGTGGCCCCTGTGCTGTCCTGACTCTGCAGAGGACCCCGCTGATCCCTGGCCCCAGCTGCAGCCTTGCTATGGCGCTCAACAGGCTGAAAGGCCCTGGCTCGGCCGGCTAGCGGGAGGCGTAGTCGTCAGGGGAGGAGGGCTGTCTGGGGGTCAGCCGATGCAGAGGTGCACCCAGGGAGGGAGGCCACTCACTGGGGTCTCTCGTGGCCGTGCCTCTGGGCGCTGATGGGGGGCAGCGCCGCCTTGGTGTTGAATTCCAGGCCCTTCCTCAAGACCTCCCTGATCTGCTCGGTGTCTgtaacgcaaacacacaaacagacctcAGAAACAGTGTGGACACGTCTCCTGGAGGCTCAAACGTGCACATCACTAGTCCTTTAGAAGACTAATGTCTTGTCCGCAAAGAGGAAGAGCTCGGGGGTTTGTCCACAAAACCAAGCATGcgatcaaggagcaggtagggggtaaGGCCTCTCGCTCAAGGCTTCCTACAGACAGAGTGTGTGGACCCAGAACCCGTCTCTGTGGCTCAGACACCAGCGGGCCGCCGCACCATCATAACCGGCCCTGCTCCGGCTCTCTGCTGCGGTCATACCTTTGTCCGAGAGCCTGCGTGGCTGGGCCCCGATGCAGATGGACCGGGTGTCCTCTTCGTCCTCCGGGGGCCGGCTCAGGTCGTCCCACACACACTTGGCGCTGACACCGCTCAGGTTGGAACCCTCTGTCTCGATGCCCTGGTCCACTCTCTCCTGCTTGGAGGAGCAACACACAACGCAAccctcaacacacaacacacaacgcaaccctaaacacacaacacaaccctcaacacacaacgcaaccctcaacacacaacacacaacgcacaacgcAACCCTCAACACACAACGCAACcttcaacacacaacacacaacgcaaccctcaacacacaacgcaaccctcaacacacaacacacaacgcaacccttaacacacaacacacaacgcaaccctcaacacacaacgcaacccttaacacacaacacacaacgcaacccttaacacacaacacacaacgcaacccacaacacacaacgcaacCCTAAACACACAACGCAACCATCAACACACAACCCTCAACACACAACGCAACCCTCAACCCTCAACACACAACGCAACCCTCAACACACAACCCTCAACACACAACCCTAAACACACAACCCTCAACACACAACCCTCAACACACAACGCAACCCTCAACACTAGCTCAGCAGGCCCATGCGTTACAGAAGGGCCTGATGGATAGTTTCAGATTTATTTGTAGCACGATGGGGAGGTAAGACAAAGTTATACAGGCAGACATTGAGTCCATTGAGTAGTATACCCATCATATGTAATCCTAGTTTGAGCCAGGAACATGGGGCACCTTTTGGAAGAAGGGGGGGTTCGCTATGACCACGGCTGAGACCAAAGCGTCCTGTTTATAGTGGAGATGGAGGCGGGGGACAGGTTCCAACCGTATTTCACTGATGACATTTTGAGTGGTTTTGTGTGATATTTGGGATTCATTTGCGCTTGGGGAGGTAAGAGTTATACAGCCTTTGTAGTCTATACATTTtcgatgtgcatgtgtgtaaacCAACGTAAACATTTAGGTCCTTATAGTTTTACTCTTGACAGGCCTTTGTACACAAACACTTACCATTGGTCTTAAACGTAACAGCTCCGTCTCTCCTCGTATCAATGGGATACAACACGCTCAGCGGAGCCAGAAGTACTTAAGGAAGCCTTACTTGTAGGTGTGGATCAATGTCAAAAATGGTCTCCCCTCTTCGCATGTCTGTGATCAGCCACGGACCACCGGCCCTGAACAAAGGAGGAACACATCAGCCCGGGTAAACCCAGAGTCAAGAAGTGAATCGCTGTGTGTGAGCACACACTTTAGGTGATTTAGTTCAACTTAaatgggttgtgtgtgtatgtattctaCCTATACTCACATGTGAACGCCACGCAGTAACTCTAAAATGCCCTGGCCGTTCCACTGCTGGGCTGCCTGCAGCTCCTCGGTACAAACGCCCACGATCTACAGCCGACCGCACAGACACAAGATGAACAGGATCCTCATGTATCTTTAGCCTCAGATGGGCAACCTCCTCATTGTGATAAACAAAAAGGAGGattcatttacatttttggTGAAAGTATTAGTGAAAGTAAACTGCAGGGACTGATTTGAAGGACCTACTTAAGCTTCAAGTATTGTTAGATAATATTATCATTCTATGGAACAGGCCAACGTCGAAGCCTGGGACTCGATTTCTCCATTACCTGGAGGAAGCTGACTGTGCCGAAGGGGGTTTGGACAGGTTGTATCTGGGGGTCCTCGGTCAGCAGCATGTGTTGGATACGAGACTCGCTGTTGTCGAGCGGGCTGTGCCACGACACATGGTCGCCGCTGCAAAACGTGTTTTCTGTTGAACGGAGGACAAAGACTTACttacaaaatacttttttaataataggtgaaatgtgttaaacGATGGGCTTATGGGGCACACCTTTAGGAGAGTGGGTCTAAAAGGGACTAACTAGTTTCTGCGAGCATTAGCCCAACAGCTAACCAACGCTGCAGAGGCGGTTTCCTCAGACAGAGTGAAACTCTTAGAAAGACGCAGCGCGCAGGAGGAAAGAGACGCAAAGGAAGTGTGTGAAAACAGAACCAGTcgagtgggggggtgggggggtaaccTGTGATCCGTCCAAACATAAAGCTtgtgaaagaaaagaaaaaacgacGGGCCAAGGAGGGGGTGAGGCGCAGAGGGGCCAGCCCACCCACGTTCAAATGGACACCAGCTGGGGGGCATAGGGCAGAGTGGGGGGCTGGGGACCGCCTTCTCTGCCTCCCTGCTTAATAAATACCCCCTCACTCCCAAACCACCTATTAATGTTTACCCAGCAGGCGTCTAGAGGGGCGTATGTATGGTTTTCTAAGGGGTTTCCCACAAACATATTCATTAATCACCACCATGACTCACATCAACAAtatccctttttttttccttttggtcATGCGTTGAAACATTTATGGAGCGGGTGCAGAGAAAGAAGCATTTCTGTGAGGGCCCAAAGCAGCATAGAGGAAACACAATGGGCTTTTTAGACCTGTATACTAATTTTGGCTTGAAACATTTTATGAGTTCTGGTATCCAAAGCCCACAATCGTTTTTCAACAGTTTGACAAGAGTCTAGCTTGAAGCTGAAACCTTTTACTACCACCCACTCTGGTGAATCCGCCTCAACCAACAATGACTGCAGGAATTATGATTATAAACTGATGAAAAACTGAACCAAACACACCCTGTTTGACACATCTTGAATGATGGCCCCCAGGTCAGTATGGGAATGCCTTGTACTTTAAGAAAAAATCATTTATTAACAACAGTGAGATTAACTAATGGAAATCATAAATCTGGGAGAGAAGTTATCAATTAAACTAGAACGAGGGTTGCCTCTGGTCGGTTTAGAGGTACTGTGTATAGAATTTCTGCATGGCAAGAAGGGCTTCACAAGACTTTTTGATtgcaaaaacaaacatattCTAACATAAGGGCAGGATAATGCAGGGATAAAAGCTACTGCATTTGATCCCCATGCCCTCAGTCGTCATGTAGCCATCCTTGGGCAAGACGCCTAACCCCGGCTCCTTAATGGCATGTAGCTGAATTCACTGAATTTGCATCAAATCCAATAGAATACAAAGAATACCTGAGCAATAAGCTCATCTGAATACACAGCAAACCCGTCAGAGCGAACATGGCACGTGGGGAGACCAACCGCCAAGTTCACGGAAGGTAACATGGTCCCGATTTATATGGTTTCAAACATGTGCTCTCATACCAGACTGGAAGACGTAGCGAGCCAGGCCCTGCATGAGTTCAGCCGGCCAGGTAGGTGGCGCTGTTTCTCCCACTTCCCGTTTCAGGCGAAAAGTCAGCTCAAAGCCAAACCCACTGGGTCCATCCGAACCTGTGAATCTGAATAAGCAAACACACTTGTTGTTATTCATTCAAAGCGATTCAATAAATCAGAAGTACAATCATCAAAAAAGAGCAGCTTACAACAGTGCCAATGGCAAACCATGCGCACAAAAGAATAATTAAGTTACAATTTCACAATTTGTAGCTTAATCAAAGAAATATGCATTGGGATAGGATGAGAGTTATGCATTCAGTGTAGTGCTTCTCAAAGTTTACACTGTGCACAAAGAGATCAGACAGAAAACACCCAAAAACGATGTAGGTAGCTGCCTGACTCATCAAGACCACATACAGATTATTTCCCTTGTTGCCGTAACCCCAAAACCCTGCGCATTCATCTACACCTACATCTACAGCCCGCTACATTGGGACATGGTAGAGGATTAACAATGGGCTTCTTGTCAAATGAAACAATAAGGCTTAGGCCTTAACCCGAACTGTGCTAAAATAGGTTATTACTATTTAAGCTGTTCTGTAACAAAATACACTCATGGAGAACTGTGAGCAATGCAAGACACTTACAAACGCTATGACCAAGTGAAGGATATGTGGGAGGTTTTGCCTTTCCTACACACTTGAAGATGGATTGATAGATGGATGTACCTTTAGTTAGTTAACCAAATCAACTCAAAGAATGTTTGTATATGTATGAATTTGCATGAAGAAGGGCATGTGTTATTCAGTACACAACATAAACAACCCTTGGGACAAACATGATCATtctaaaaagtatatatattataatgataACTCATCCCGTACTTTCTTTAGGGTCATGGCCATAACCAAACTTACTCGTGAACTCTATTGTCCCCATACAGATCACTTAGTCCGAAGCTGACATAGTGCCAATGCTCCTGGATGTCCTGGGGTTGGTTCCCTATGTTCCTGTACATGCTGATGTAGTCCAAGGGGTCGGGACCTCCCAACCTGTAAGAACAACAAGGCACATTTATGTTGAATTATTTATCACTAAAAGTTTTTTTAGACATCTCACGATACGGGTCAATGTGTAGGAAATTGAACTTAACATGGTTTGATAAATGTGAACTTAAGGAGACGTGAATGAGTTACGTTGAAAACTAAACTTTACGTAAACAAAGTGGCGTTTTGCCTTTACTTTTGAAGATTGTGAAATGTTTGCTTGGTAAAAGTAGTGCATATAACTTCTTCGAATTGTATTAACCATGTATACATTAGTATGGCCGGACACCTACCAATACTTTACAATAGCTGTGACCTGGAGCGGGTTGGCTTGTTCGGGGTAGAGACGCCGGCATTCCCCGTAAATGGCTTGTAATCCAGGGGGAAAGATCGACGCAAGCCCGTGGGCTTGGGCACCAGTGGTAGGCCGTACTTCATCCATGCTACAGCCTCGGAAATAAGTGGTCAGTCTTTAAGAAAACAGTAGTAAAGTGCACTATCTTTTCTCCCGTACAAATTTTAGTGGCTCCGCCAAACCAATGCGCATTACTTGATAACAACTGCTTCACCATGCAAACTAGGAGTGAGAAATGTCTTCGGAAAGCTCCGCTCCGCTACACGGGGCCATAGACTGTTGCTCCGCAGCTCTGGCAAAATGCTAACAACTGGTCAAACGTAAGACACCATATCATTGAGCGACCGATCGTATATCCAATGATCGGTTCGTTTTTATTATGAAGCTACATATAGATTATATAATAAGTATTACAGAGTTATAATATCTGGTTGGTAAACGGTCAATTAcgcatatataaatgtatataatattattcaGAATGTAAAATCCATGTACTCAAACTTTGTAGCCCTACTTCATATCCAATCAGTGTATATTTTGATCAttgtgtctgatgtgtgtgaACAGCAAAATAATTAAGACTACTTATGCAGGGGGAATCATATTATCTAGGCACACTTTCTTCCCCTTGTGATATGTGCACAATGAATGATTTGTACAAACATCACCCTTTGTTTGGGTTTAGTTGAAACCCCAATAAATGGTTGGGAGTTGGAGATTACATGCGGCCTTTATAAAGGAGAACAAAACGTCAGGGCATACACTAATTTTTATCATaaggaaaaaaatgtgtggAGGTTGATACGTTTCTATTGTTAAATCGTTATCAGTATGTGATGGCCTCTTTCTTTAAATGGAACAATGCCATGAAATTACGTAATACATTGAAGCTCTTTTTAGCATATAGGTTTTGGTGTGGGCAAAGTTTAAATAAAGATGTGGCTTAGGCCACAGCATTAACTCTCATTCCTTTCTTACTTATTCATTGCATCATAACGCCATGACAGTCTTTCTAAATGATCTAGCAATCCCCTAAGCTTTGTTTATAGTAGTACATTGCCTATGAGCCTTTTCCTATGTAAAGCCCTATGTCTAAACTATTCACATTCATATGTGAATCCATGCACCACATGTGGCATCTCTTTTATCTCTGGCCTGATCTCCACCTTTTTACTGCCACACATTGGTGTTGGGCCTGGCGTCTTTGCCTTGAGCAGCTCTGAAACAAATTGTTGTGTAGGTGTCTGTTCTATAAGTAAAGCTGTTCGTCCGAGTGGAGCTAGACACCTATTTTTGGATTGGTAATATACATTAGATGATGTGATGATGAATGATTGGACAGGAAACCTAATCAAGGAGGGATCATGGCGTCGTGGTGAAATAAGGAACAGAAACAAAGTAGATATTTCTTATATTCTTTACTAAGAAATGCTCTCAACATCAGCACATCAAGCTTTTTCATCTTCACACTTTATCACAAATGGACTTTGCAGTTCTTCAAGTTATACTGTTATCTGTTAATGAATAAAGGGTTTGatgtaaaacatttttttattacaaCTACCACACAATAGAATCAGAGACAGATAGATGTTAATATACACGTAAGTGGATTATATGAAATTCATTGTTCATTTTCTTCATTTGTATCTCTTGAGGTTAATATGTTTGGAAAATGAGTACCATGCCAAAAGAACTGAGCCCATAGACGATACCTGAACGAGCCATCTATGGAATTCAGTTCTCATAGTAGAGCACCAGTTGAACTATGGTCTGTAAAAGTCTTTGTCATTGTCTCCTTACCCAAACTTCCCGTGCTGATCCTATCAGGCTTGCCGGTAGAGTTCATCTTAAGGACATCTTAAATAGGTCTTCTAACTTACCCAAAGCAGGTCCATTTTAGCACACGAAATGGAGATACATTTGTCATCAAAGGTATAGCTGTCTTCTTAACACCTTATTGCAGAGGCCTGCTAAAATCCCAATTTAGTGTCGTCTGGTGATTCAAGCCATCTACTCCCTTTTATTACTGGAAAAGTTTCACAATCTTTGAAATGAAAGCCACTGCTCTCTGTCTTATGCAATTGGTGAACTGATCCTCCTCTGTATGATATGACTCATCAGTGCAGCAACTGAAAGATAAGGCCCAACTGCCTAATCACTGATCATGCTGTTCAAGTTTAAAATTTAGCTAATTATTTATGAACTGTGGAACAGTCTGGAAAATTCCTGATTCCGAGCAAATACTTCTTAAGCGATTGCTTTCAATGGGATTGCTTACACATTACATTCAGCAAAGGTTCTAACAGtaaacatatttatgttaggAGTGAACTCAATTCAGGTTTCATTCAAAGAGCAATTGTTTCAATGAATGTAGGAAAAGCTTCATAGGGACACACGTGCAGTAAAGTAGTGAGCTTTGAGGAAGGCCACACCTGAGGGTTTTCAGGAAACCCCAATCTCGAATAacccaataaatatatattaagtgAACGATAATAAATAATTTCCAGTCATGCGAAAGCATCATGCAATGTATCACCTAAATACTTACCAAAATCCCTCACTGATCACTTCAATGTCAAGAATCGTCTGTCTTCTCTAGACCACGTTGTCTCAAAGTGAAACTTTGAAAGTGCTCAGTTCTTGAAGATGCTTCATAGTCACCACAGTGGATCTGTGAATGCCTTGTActgctctctttccctctgtctctctcggttcCAACACAAAGTATGTTCTCCCAAGTCCAAAAAGGTGGGTGTCAAAGAAGAATACATGAACTCTGGGCTGATATTCAAAATTCCAATCGCTTAAATACCCCTACCTTTCGCATTACACCATGGCCTCCGGTTGTCTGTCTACACACCCCTTCTGTACAGTAAACCTGACAGTCACTTCCCAGTAAGGAGGAAGCAGTGGGAGTAAGCAGCACACCCCCTCACCAGTGAATCAGCGCACAATAGTTTCTGAGGAAAACCATCTGACTGGCCCTGCCCACTGTTCCCATAAAGAGTcaagggggtggtggaggggccgGGAGGCTGGGTCTATGGCAGGAACCAGGAATTCCCCCACTGGCCAAAGACAGCTGCTGAGAGGGTTAAGGGCAATGAAGTGGACGCAATGCCTCGCGACAAACACAGTGATACAAACAGCCTTTATTTGGTAGCTGTGTGTTATGGCATATTAATGGAAAAGTATGTTCTGACGGTAcacactgcacgcacacacacacagacaggcatgatgcacacccacaaacacacagaccccttCATGCACAGAGCGTGGGTGTGAATAAATACGTGTCAGTGCATGTTGGTATTGGGGATAGCGATAAGGGATCTAAACAGAAAAAACCTTATCTCTATTATATCCCTGTTGATTTTACTTATAAGGACATAGTTGGGGACATTCGACTGTTtacaagtttaaaaaatgtggaaAAGTGTGTTTGGATGATAACTTATTCAGATGTAAAGATTGATCCTTATAATAAAGGGGCTTTGTCTTCTTTATCTATGCACTACACGCGTGACGGTGTATCCAGGCTGTGGTCGAAAATAACCAATTCTACAGTCACGCCCGACCAAAGGAGGACAGGGGAAACTTTCCTAGGAAGGTTTCAAGCTATTATTCAGACCATTTCATTGTTTGGTAAGCCCTGTGTAAATGAAGCCATTTCCTCATCGCCTTATCTGCCCGGGAGCTTAGGTATGAGGTATAACCTGTCTTTACTGGATGAAGACGCAGTAAAGTTCCTCAGTAAATGCACGCTTAATTAATGTATGTCAGGATGGTTGGCCCCCTTTATATAAAAATATCATTTGCTTTGTAGTGTTtgataaataattataataggGTTATACAATACATGTGTCTTGGGAAAAGACAAGGCAGAAACTTCTCGTCAGAAGACGAAAACGTACAACAGTCTTTATGGTTGAAAGAGGTTTAAACAACAGTTATCAACTCAAAAATAACTAATAGGCTTGAAGGGGTGAACCCTGGTGTCAGACCTAGATCACCCGCCCTATGGAAACCCCCCATAGAACACTTAAGAATCCCAGAGAGGAGGTACAGACCGTATAGAGACCTGCTGTTACTGTGATGCCACTCTAGAAtccacttagaaaaaaaaaaaaacttctatCCTTGGGCTGATGGGATAAGTTGCAATTGACATTTTGTGCCGGACTTCAGAAACAAACCAGGCTTTCATGCTGGTGTTTGAACACTGGGGAAATCACTTGCAAAGGTCACTGAGCCcatttcctttctctcttccccatGCATCTGAAGACCTGTAACGGCCTCTTTCAACTGCACTTTAGCTAGtggcagtacacacacacacacacacacacacacacacaagtgagaAGTATAGCGACAGAGCAATCGAGATTGGGATGAAAccgcatttttattttatagaaCATTTCAGGCAGTATAGGACAACTGTGTTATtaagatataatatatataggctatatataaattccagcaattttttttattttatgtttatttatacatttattttccgGTAATGTAAGTGGGCCTGTCGTGCAATTTCCGAATCTTTTACATTATTTTGTAATCTCTTACAAATCCGCTGAATAGTTCAACTCAAACTTCTCCATATTGTCATCCACTTGAGGAAGTAGCGTAAAAAGTCAAAAGCTCACTGGGTGTATAAAATCATACAGAAACTAATTCAAGTACTTTCGCCTGTTTTGAAACGCAGGCTGACCACATGTCTCTTCAGCCCTTCCTCGACATCCCATAAGTGATGCAGGGAGAAAATGCCCTGTTCCTCCACAAACTGCTCAAACAGAAGCAGTCCACCTCCCACCCCAAAGTAGTGGGCTTTGGTGGCCAGGTACACCACTCCGTCTGGGGCAAGCAGTGTCTGGAGCGTCTCGTGCAGGGACGGGTAGTACGCCGTGTTGTAGATGGTCTCGGAGGTGAATATAATGTCATACTTTGGCGGCGGCTCAGCCTTTACAACCAAAGCAAGGAAGGTGGTCCAGTCACCGGAGTAGAAACGACACCTGGCCAGAAGCGCAGAGTGCTGAGGTGGTTCAGTGAGGCTCTTCTTCGCTGGTGGAGCACCGTCCTTTAGGTCCTCGTCACCTTTCCCCTTTTCACAATCGTTTTTCCTCTTCCCGTCTTCATCACTGTCACTaccactctcttcctctccaggcCCGTCCTCTTGGCTGTTCAGCAGTACATTCGGCAGAGTGAGCTGTTTTATAACGGTGCTGTTGTAGTCCTGAAAGTGGACCTTGCTGGCACCTCTTTTCAGAGCCAGTATTCCTAGCAGTCCAGCCCCACAGCCCAAATCCAGAACTCTCTTTTCGCCAAACGTCTCCCCGTCGCTGTCCAGCCACTCCAGGAGGTCGTACGTGCACTCCCACACCTTCAGACCACCCTCGTACACGCCGGAGATGAGGTCGGACCTCTGGTCTTCGGTGCGAGAGAGAatcttctcctcatcctctctctccgagGCAGTCTTCTCCAAAACGGTCTCGttcagaaagaggagaggaggaagagtacCCACAGTGACGGTCTCGGTGACAGCATCGGCCAGCAGCGTTTCAGGGTCAGGCGGCGGGCAGTGCTCTGCAGCCTCCTTGATATTCTCTGCTGCTGTTGGTTCGTCCGTTGTCTggtaaacaataacaacagtaatGATTAGGGAAAATGTGTCTGGGTGTCATTCGTTGTTATGCCTCTCGCATCGTTACGCAGAGGACTTACGTGACAGGTGGGCATCAAAATAGTGTCCTAGATGAAATACGATAACGTACATAACTTAACTGAGCTAACTTAGTGACTTACATGTTTGGCTGCAATGTCAGCTTTGTCTTTCTCAACGTTACTTTCTCCCACGTCTTCTGGTGATACCGATTGTGCATGCACATCAAAGTTAAAACTAAAAGACATTTTACACCAACAAAAAACACGTATGAAGCgtat harbors:
- the sufu gene encoding suppressor of fused homolog isoform X2, which produces MDEVRPTTGAQAHGLASIFPPGLQAIYGECRRLYPEQANPLQVTAIVKYWLGGPDPLDYISMYRNIGNQPQDIQEHWHYVSFGLSDLYGDNRVHEFTGSDGPSGFGFELTFRLKREVGETAPPTWPAELMQGLARYVFQSENTFCSGDHVSWHSPLDNSESRIQHMLLTEDPQIQPVQTPFGTVSFLQIVGVCTEELQAAQQWNGQGILELLRGVHMAGGPWLITDMRRGETIFDIDPHLQERVDQGIETEGSNLSGVSAKCVWDDLSRPPEDEEDTRSICIGAQPRRLSDKDTEQIREVLRKGLEFNTKAALPPISAQRHGHERPQSRKDSLESESSAAIVPHELVRTRQLESVHLKFNQESGTLLPLCLRGRLLHGRHFTYKSINGDTAITFVSTGVEGAFATEEHPYAAHGPWLQILLTEEFVEQMLGDLQELNTREETKLPKEYSWPEKKLKISVLPDSVFDNPLQ
- the mettl18 gene encoding histidine protein methyltransferase 1 homolog produces the protein MSFSFNFDVHAQSVSPEDVGESNVEKDKADIAAKHTTDEPTAAENIKEAAEHCPPPDPETLLADAVTETVTVGTLPPLLFLNETVLEKTASEREDEEKILSRTEDQRSDLISGVYEGGLKVWECTYDLLEWLDSDGETFGEKRVLDLGCGAGLLGILALKRGASKVHFQDYNSTVIKQLTLPNVLLNSQEDGPGEEESGSDSDEDGKRKNDCEKGKGDEDLKDGAPPAKKSLTEPPQHSALLARCRFYSGDWTTFLALVVKAEPPPKYDIIFTSETIYNTAYYPSLHETLQTLLAPDGVVYLATKAHYFGVGGGLLLFEQFVEEQGIFSLHHLWDVEEGLKRHVVSLRFKTGEST
- the sufu gene encoding suppressor of fused homolog isoform X1, translated to MDEVRPTTGAQAHGLASIFPPGLQAIYGECRRLYPEQANPLQVTAIVKYWLGGPDPLDYISMYRNIGNQPQDIQEHWHYVSFGLSDLYGDNRVHEFTGSDGPSGFGFELTFRLKREVGETAPPTWPAELMQGLARYVFQSENTFCSGDHVSWHSPLDNSESRIQHMLLTEDPQIQPVQTPFGTVSFLQIVGVCTEELQAAQQWNGQGILELLRGVHMAGGPWLITDMRRGETIFDIDPHLQQERVDQGIETEGSNLSGVSAKCVWDDLSRPPEDEEDTRSICIGAQPRRLSDKDTEQIREVLRKGLEFNTKAALPPISAQRHGHERPQSRKDSLESESSAAIVPHELVRTRQLESVHLKFNQESGTLLPLCLRGRLLHGRHFTYKSINGDTAITFVSTGVEGAFATEEHPYAAHGPWLQILLTEEFVEQMLGDLQELNTREETKLPKEYSWPEKKLKISVLPDSVFDNPLQ